ccatcatacatgatatatttggggttccatcatacataatatatttggggttccatcatacatgatatatttggggttccatcatacataatatatttggggttccatcatacatgatatatttggggttccatcatacatattatggtagaatgaatgacgccattacaaagtacaactattcctgtaacaaataatcCCTTACATGGCTTATAGATAGAAaacagagtgctggagctcttagaaggggaggagggaaaaacggaaacactaagatcaaaatttgcgcggtccactgggtcattttgggcctggtcctcaaagggttaaagaggttttccaggatttttatgttttttcaaaaatcatctagcattattgcctaagtcaagacaaacctccccatatacatttttcttctctatcggcttctcttgagatgaaaaagctctttttatatcttgtattctttgtttacaagctgctctgtctgttacatatgcagcacacccagtggccagagttggaTTTGCAGTGTATAACAAGCTGGAGGGTTCGGGTCTGGTGACagagtttgattttatttttttccccccgtcTTAGGGCCCATTAACAcagagtaaaagaggcggaattgtcctccgcagaatgccgccagcctgcgtgtcataatgacgctctatgggaggtgcgccctgcggcattctgcggcggacaattccgcctttcttactctgtgttaacgggcccttattttccagtgatggcttgtgctaagcattCTGGGGATTGTATTTCCTCTGCAAAGAACAAACACTCAGGTCttatacaaacaagatgaattttcTAAGAAAATAATGCTCCactgacaatacctattgactctatagcttctaaaactgccctggatatctgtatacatgtattacctaaccaagtctataaataataataaaaccaaatctatttgctacaatatattattatttatagacttggttaggtaatacatgtatacagatatccagggcagttttagaagctatagagtcaataggtattgtcagtGGAGCATTATTTTCTTAgaaaattcatcttgtttgtataaGACCTGAGTGTTTCTTCTTTGCAGAGGAAATACAATCCCCAGaatgcttagcacaagccatcactgggaaataagatggaaaaaaaaaaaatcaaactctgACAGGATGGGAGCCCTGATCAGTGAGCTTGGTTATCCCGACATTTACCATTGCTCCACAGGcagaggctggagaagctggaggaacaTAGACCACAACAGTTATCTGCCCCACAgagctcctctcctctccacacagacataggaggacaccagcagcagctctatctataGGGAAGTTCTCACTGACATCCCatgagccgtgtgtgtgtgtgtgtgtgtgtgtggaggggggaggggtggctgAGGACGGGGTGGAGATGATTCCTGTGCTGTGACAGAGAGCTATCAGATgggcagcagcacagacacacagcacccccctcccACAGTGACTCgcactgctcctgctctggaagggacacagcctgctgcagcattgTGTGATTCACTCTGGGGACGGAGAGACTGTggatgtctgtgctgctgccgagagccaatcagaaagcatcaacacctgagtccctccccctctccacacacaggactcagcAGCTTCCAGCTCTATCAGAGGACACATAGAgacaggagtgacgtcaccgaaccggaaacaCAGACACAGACGGTCCGGGATGTGACAGGAAGTCAGAAGCTCAGGAGCAGCCAAATCATGTGACCAGCTGGGGGATCGCCTAGAGCTGACAAGTAATGTTAgggaagtatattagaaaaggcttaaccttggttaaccctttcctaataccaaaaatcattttttcctggaaaacccctttaagtaatccaGAGCTGCACGACAGAACTGACCTATTGAGTCCTACCCACCGTGACAAGCGCCTCAGGGTGACACCACCATCTTGCCCAGCTACTCATCACCTGGTTCCCAAGGATTACCACAGGAGCCTCATAGCAGTTGGGCCCCCCTCTCCCAAAAGAGAGAGACGGCCCAACCTCCGTGAACCCttcgcctaggtgacactgtacactgataaaatgaagcaattttagggCAGAAAGAAACACGGACAGGTGTTATAGAGGTATATATTACATGTGCCGCATCTGAgcctgtggatggtgcggagaacagcACATAAAGCAACGGGGGTGAAAGGATCACTTTAAGGGCCGCACAAAGGTTCCAGTGATTGATTGGGTGGCCCGGCTgcaagatttatcaagctgtgtgGAGGCTTAGCGATCAGTAAGATCAGCTGCTTGGTGCATTACACACAGGAAAGGATCCATAAAACCATGTTCACTGAGACGTGCCGTACATTGGCCTGCCCTAGTGCGGTACATGCCCAGCACCCGCGTGTCTGGAACCTGGCACTACACTCGGAATACTCAGGGAATAATCTATACAATCTCCTGGGTCTGAGCACGTTTTGTGAGACACACGAGCAGCACAAATACTCGGAGACTATCAGGGATTATATaagaaaaagctatcaaaataaTAAACCAAGCATAAAAGACGTGTGCCCGTTACGTCTCCCTCCCCCCGGCATAAAAGACGTGTGCCCGTTACGTCTCCCTCCCTCCGGCATAAAAGACGTGTGCCCGTTacgtctccctccctccccccggcaTAAAAGACGTGTGCCCGTTACGTCTCCCTCCCCCCGGCATAAAAGACGTGTGCCCGTTacgtctccctccctccccccggcaTAAAAGACGTGTGCCCGTTacgtctccctccctccccccggcaTAAAAGACGTGTGCCCGTTacgtctccctccctccccccggcaTAAAAGACGTGTGCCCGTTacgtctccctccctccccccggcaTAAAAGACGTGTGCCCGTTACATCTCCATCCCTCCCCCGGCATAAAAGACGTGTGCCCGTTacgtctccctccctccccccggcaTAAAAGACGTGTGCCCGTTacgtctctctccctccccccggcATAAAAGACGTGTGCCCGTTacgtctccctccctccccccggcaTAAAAGACGTGTGCCCGTCacgtctccctccctcccccagcatAAAAAACGTGTGCCCGTTacgtctccctccctccccccggcaTAAAAGACGTGTGCCCGTTACGTCTCCATCCCTCCCCCGGCATAAAAGACGTGTGCCCGCTATGTCTCCCTCCCCCCGGCGTCCCATCCTTCCGATAAGACGGATACACACCGCAGTCTCATCTTCTCTGTAGACTTTCACCGTTTTATCGGCTTCAGCGGTGATTAATCTGCCCTCTGACTGATCAAAGGTGCAGGCGAATATCCCCGACTCGCTGTCCAGGGAGCCCGGCTGAACGGCAGCGTGGATCCTCTGGAAGTTGTAGCCGGTCCGCCAGTCCCACAGGTGCATGGTCCCATTATCAGCTGtaagagagaaggaggaggatgagacaggagccGCACCTCATACCCTTCCGCCGCCCGATGACTGTGATATACGGCACCTCCGGAGACCAGCACCCCCTCAGAGTTGACGGCTAAGGTGTTGATGATGGCGTTGTGACCGGACAGGTTCTGGATGAAGTTTCCGTCAGGGAATTTCCACTGCTTTATATTATCTGGTGACCCCGATGCAAAGGTGTACCTGGAAGAGAAGAAACGCCGGAGAGGTGACAACTACAAGGCAAGGACTGCGGCCCCACCACTTACTGTGTCACACGGGGGCCACTAGGTCCAGCTACGTCTCTTCAGTCCCCACAGTCACATGATCAGAGGTCTTATGTGATAGGATAACCACAGCTCCCCAATATCATACACCGCCAGCCAGTTACCAGAGACAGGCAGTACAGAGCCGCCTCAGGGGCCACACCAGCTCCCACAAGACCAAAGACCCACATCTGATGCtgctcacttaaaggagaagtccggggaaaatctttatgaaagttatacaaatccccaatatacacttcacGGGAATTGcttactgcacttactactgcatcaaggcttcccttcctgaaTAAAACGGCgacgtcacttccgggataacacggcgacgtcacttccgggataacacgGCGACGTCCCTTCCGGGATAACACGGCGACGTCCCTTCCGGGATAACACGGCgacgtcacttccgggataacacgGCGACGTCCCTTCCGGGATAACACGGCGACGTCCCTTCCGGGATAACACGGCGACGTCCCTTCCGGGATAACACGGCGACGTCCCTTCCGGGATAACACGGCGACGTCCCTTCCGGGATAACACGGCGACGTCCCTTCCGGGATAACACGGCGACGTCCCTTCCGGGATAACACGGCGACGTcccttccgggataacatggtgatgtcacttcctggatataacatggtgatgtcacttcccggataacatggtgatgtcacttcccggataacatggtgatgtcacgacatccagagctgtgcgggctgtggctgctggagaggatgatggcagagggatgctcagtgtccctccagtgccctgtgtccccctgccatcatcctccccagcagccacagcccgcacagctctggatgtcgtgacatcaccatgttatccgggaagtgacatcaccatgttatccgggaagtgacatcaccatgttatccgggaagtgacatcaccatgttatccgggaagtgacatcaccatgttatccaggaagtgacctcaccatgttatccaggaagtgacatcaccttgttatccaggaagtgacatggccatgttatccgggaagtgacatcaccatgtaatccgggaagtgacatcaccatgtaatccggGAAgggaagccttggtgcagtagtaagtgcagtaagCAATTCTCGTAATAAtcgtatattagggatttgtaaaacttttggggggcaatacaatactttaataaaaaaattttgctggacttctcctttaactcttacATATAGAGGCCAATAGCAATCATAGTTCTAGGTGGTTATTTGATAGTTTATTGGTGCctgaaagtgatatagatttgtaatttacttctatttaaaaatctccagtcttccagtactcatcagctgctttacgtcctgcaggaagtggtgtattctctccagtctaacacagtgctctctgctgccacctctgtccatgtcagaactgtccagagcaggagaggttttctatggggatttgctgctgctctggacagttcccgacatggacagagggggcagcagagagcactgtgtcagactggagagaattcaccacttcctgcagggcatgcagcagcttatAGGTTGAGGAGTCTCACATAACACAAAGTGCCCATTCTCAAACTTTTTACTGAGATTTCATTGTAATAGATACAATCTGTAAATCTGTCAATTATCCGCTGGTGATTTCGGGGTGTTCAGCCGTCCGCTGGTGACATGTGTGCATGaagtagtgacgtcttcttcccTGCCTGGAAACCTCGGCTTGTACAGTAATAGCGCAGAGGATCCTGGGACGTCACTACTTCATGCGCACAAATCAGCGAGAAATCCGCCAGTCACCAGAGGAGCGACCGAATCCGAAACAAGACACTGGACGGCAATGGAGAAGCCGTCTGTACGTTCTGCGTCCGATGCCTCCGGCCGTGCGCCAGGACACcgggaggagggatagtatattAGAGGTGAAGGCTCTTACTGTCTTGGATGTAACACGACGGCGCGGACGGATTTCTTGTGATTGGTTAAGGTGACGCGAGTCTTCCCGCCCACCATGTCCCACAGCCGGATGGTGGTGTCGTGGCTTCCTGAAAAACAACGAGAAAAGGACAATTAGAAAGAAAATCAACAAACGTTCTAAAGGCTCTAAGGGGATAGCCGctgccgacacacacacacacactctctccagGGATAGCCGctgccgacacacacacacacacactctccagggGTAGCCGCtgccgacacacacacactctccagggATAGCCGctgccgacacacacacacacacactctccagggGTAGCCGCtgccgacacacacacactctccagggATAGCCGctgccgacacacacacacactccagggATAGCCGctgccgacacacacacacacacacacacacacactctccagggACAGCCGCtgccgacacacacacactctccagggATAGCCGctgccgacacacacacacacactctccagggGTAGCCGctgccgacacacacacacacacacacacactctccagggGTAGCCGCtgccgacacacacacactctccagggGTAGCCGCtgccgacacacacacactctccagggGTAGCCGCtgccgacacacacacactctccagggGTAGCCGCtgccgacacacacacactctccagggGTAGCCGCtgccgacacacacacactctccagggATAGCCGCtgccgacacacacacactctccagggATAGCCGctgccgacacacacacacacactctccagggGTAGCCGCtgccgacacacacacactctccagggGTAGCCGCtgccgacacacacacactctccagggGTAGCCGCtgccgacacacacacactctccagggGTAGCCGCtgccgacacacacacactctccagggGTAGCCGCtgccgacacacacacactctccagggGTAGCCGCTGCCGACACACACTCTCCAGGGGTAGCCGCTGCCGACACACACTCTCCAGGGGTAGCCGctgccgacacacacacacagcagtcagttataaggcagtcggagaggagcggcagtcagttataggGCAGCCGGGCAGCGAGGTCTTCCTCACCTGCAGATATCACAGGATACAAACCACCACCTATCCGAGCGCGGCCAAAGAGCAAAGACAGTCAGACGGGCGCGGCGGGCTCACCTGTTATAATCTGCGGTTCCGCGGCCTGGCACCGCACGGTGGCCACCGCATTCGTATGTCCGACCAGTGTATGTACGCCCGCTTTTGTTCTGATATCCcaaatctataatggggggggggacaaaacatCCAGTCAGAGGAGGATGCCGGAAGCTTTATGGTATCCAGCAGTAAGATCCCGCCTCTCAGTCACACTGCCATCCTGGCACAATGGACGCTGAACGATCCAGGCACCAGATCAGCCCCGTGGACGTTATCAGCCAGAACGTATTTCCATACTGATTTCCCAGGTGGATATAACGCTTCGTCTTGGACCTGGCGAGTCTGCGGCACTTTTATGGTGAGTCTAAACCCACATGGGATACAGTCAGAGCGACTACATTCTGGCCGTTAGAGTCTGTGGGGTTCAGACCTTTCCACGCCCGGATCCGCCAGAACCCCATTATGACAGGAAGCCGATGTGTTCGTGTACCGAGGGGTAAATGGTGACATGACCACAACCGGAGGTGCTGGGGGCTTCATAAGGGGACAGGGGGTCCCCACCCACTCGGGGGAACGGGGTCCTTACTTACTCGTGCTGTGGAATCTCTGCTGCAAGTGACAAGGACGTCAATGGTGGGATGTAAGTCTAAGCCATAGACCGCGCTTAGATGGCCGTGGTAATGCCGGATAACCTGGTCAGGGGACAAACAACAACATGTGAGCTCCGAGAGTGCGGCAGAGAGAGACAGCAGTAACCAGAGCACCGATCAATGTAAGAGAGACAGCAGTAACCAGAGCACCGATCAATGTAAGAGAGACAGCAGTAACCAGAGCACCGATCAATGTGAGAGAGACAGCAGTAACCAGAGCACCGATCAATGTAAGAGAGAGACAGCAGTAACCAGAGCACCGATCAATGTGAGAGAGACAGCAGTAACCAGAGCACCGATCAATGTAAGAGAGACAGCAATAACCAGAGCACCGATCAATGTAAGAGAGACAGCAGTAACCAGAGCACCGATCAATGTAAGAGAGACAGCAATAACCAGAGCACCGATCAATGTAAGAGAGACAGCAGTAACCAGAGCACCGATCAATGTGAGAGAGACAGCAGTAACCAGAGCACCGATCAATGTAAGAGAGAGACAGCAATAACCAGAGCACCGATCAATGTGAGAGAGATAGTAAAACTCATAGATATAAAGGATATAAGAAGGAATAAAGCTGCCGGCACTCACCTTATTATACTCCAGGTCCCAGCACTTCACCTGCTTGTCCTCCCCACAAGAGAACAGGTAGGGGCTGCGGGTGCTGACGATCACCCCCCGGACGGTGCTGATGTGTCCGGTCAGGGAAAGCTTCAACTTACCGCTCGCCAGATCCCAGATCTAAGAGAAGAAACAGAGTCACATCCCGAGTGGCAATAACGCTGTATGAGGAGGATACTGCTacgtataatatgtgtgtgtgtgtgtatatatatatctgtatgatagGATACAAGAGGCAATAACGCTGTATGAGGAGGATACTGCTAtgtataatgtattattattaatatatatatatatatatatatatatatatatatatatatatatatatatatatatatatatatacacacacacacacacacacacacacacatatacatacactcagcggccactttattaggtacaccctgctagtaacgggtcggaccccctattgccttcagaactgccccaattcttgg
Above is a window of Dendropsophus ebraccatus isolate aDenEbr1 chromosome 7, aDenEbr1.pat, whole genome shotgun sequence DNA encoding:
- the PLRG1 gene encoding pleiotropic regulator 1 → MSQREWGVVADVQKHSVHTLVFRSLKRTHDMFVADNAKPIPIDDESHKLKMAVKLRTEYGPVLHMPTIKENREKGHGGMGDLYEHYPSIQGPESEYMITGTHPYPAGPGLALTADTQIQRMPSESAAQSLALALPPSQARLDAHRTAPGVGDIYRQAGHPERSQPPGLSMSSLESGGMKNSALMAKKAPTMPKPQWHPPWKLYRVISGHLGWVRCLAVEPGNQWFVTGSADRTIKIWDLASGKLKLSLTGHISTVRGVIVSTRSPYLFSCGEDKQVKCWDLEYNKVIRHYHGHLSAVYGLDLHPTIDVLVTCSRDSTARIWDIRTKAGVHTLVGHTNAVATVRCQAAEPQIITGSHDTTIRLWDMVGGKTRVTLTNHKKSVRAVVLHPRQYTFASGSPDNIKQWKFPDGNFIQNLSGHNAIINTLAVNSEGVLVSGADNGTMHLWDWRTGYNFQRIHAAVQPGSLDSESGIFACTFDQSEGRLITAEADKTVKVYREDETASEETHPINWKPEIIKRKRF